A region from the Fusarium graminearum PH-1 chromosome 4, whole genome shotgun sequence genome encodes:
- a CDS encoding pre-mRNA-splicing factor cwc22: MASAEVDLPRRNRDRSDKPDGDSYRPGRSQRSPSPRQKRDAAPVRTEEEKQAAAKAEYEKLLTMRSGGTYIPPARLRALQAQITDKTSKEYQRMAWEALKKSINGLINKVNTANIKFIVPELFGENLVRGRGLFCRSIMKAQAASLPFTPIYAAMAAIVNTKLPQVGELLIRRLVLQFRKGFKRNDKAVCLSSTTFLAHLINQQVQHEMLAGQILLLLLHKPTDDSVEIAVGFCREVGQYLEEMQSSIANVIFDQFRNILHEADIDKRTQYMIEVLFQVRKDKFKDNPAVKEELDLVEEEDQITHQVDLEGEIEAQDGLNIFKFDSEWEEHEEAYKKLRAEILGEGSDDEDDDEDEYESSSEDEEDEKTKAMEIKDQSNADLVNLRRTIYLTIMSSADPEEAVHKLMKINLPAGQEPELPSMIVECCSQEKTYTKFFGMIGERFAKINRLWCDLFEQAFAKYYETIHRYENNKLRNIAMLFGHMFASDALGWHCLSVIHLNEDETTSSSRIFIKILFQFIAEETGMPKLRARLTDETLRPNLEGLFPRDNPRNIRFSINYFTSIGMGALTEEMRTHLQNMPKPALPAPAAAADSDSDSVSSYSSYTGSSYSRSRSRSRTPRKVADRGRSLSRSPGRKSRGRSYSSSRSRSYSRSVSARGRGRSQSGSASPPRRGHRYTSESRSRSPAPRNGKGRARSASYSSRSRSRSPPRQVRGAPPPAKDGRSRSYDFQSRSPSPARKRERSYSGSPAPRGRPRGNAGPGTHRRNSSSVSDGPRDKAKQYSRSPSYDSRSPPPRRANPQSVSPPPARNGRQPSYTPSPSPPRRGGNRSLSPVPPKRRRYSDSVSRSPPPMKRGRRGS, translated from the coding sequence ATGGCTTCCGCCGAGGTTGACCTCCCCCGTCGCAACCGCGACCGCAGCGACAAGCCCGATGGCGACTCTTATCGTCCTGGAAGGTCCCAGCGATCGCCTTCTCCCCGTCAAAAACGAGATGCTGCGCCTGTACGAacggaggaggagaagcaggctgCCGCAAAGGCCGAGTACGAGAAGCTTCTAACGATGAGATCCGGCGGAACGTACATCCCACCCGCGAGACTGCGCGCGCTCCAGGCACAGATCACAGACAAGACGAGCAAGGAGTACCAGCGCATGGCATGGGAGGCGCTCAAAAAGAGTATCAACGGTCttatcaacaaggtcaacacaGCGAACATCAAGTTCATCGTTCCCGAGCTGTTTGGGGAGAATTTGGTTCGTGGCCGGGGTCTGTTTTGTCGATCGATCATGAAGGCCCAGGCTGCCAGTTTGCCTTTCACCCCTATCTATGCCGCCATGGCCGCGAttgtcaacaccaagttACCTCAGGTTGGAGAACTTCTAATACGCCGCCTGGTCCTCCAATTCAGGAAAGGCTTCAAGCGAAACGACAAGGCCGTTTGCCTCTCCTCTACCACCTTCCTCGCACATCTTATCAACCAGCAGGTTCAGCATGAAATGCTTGCTGGTCAAATCTTACTCCTCCTGCTCCACAAGCCTACCGACGACAGTGTTGAGATAGCGGTCGGTTTCTGCCGTGAAGTCGGACAATACCTGGAGGAGATGCAAAGCTCGATTGCGAACGTAATCTTTGATCAATTCCGAAACATTCTGCACGAAGCCGACATCGATAAGCGAACGCAGTACATGATCGAGGTCTTATTTCAGGTGCGAAaggacaagttcaaggacaacccggctgtcaaggaagagTTGGATttggttgaagaggaggaccAGATTACACACCAAGTCGACCTGGAAGGCGAGATTGAAGCGCAGGATGGGCTCAACATTTTCAAGTTCGATTCAGAGTGGGAAGAGCATGAAGAGGCATACAAGAAGCTTAGGGCTGAGATCTTGGGCGAGGgcagcgacgatgaagatgacgacgaagacgaatACGAAAGTTCCtccgaagacgaggaggatgagaaaaCAAAGGCCATGGAGATCAAAGATCAGTCCAATGCCGACCTTGTCAACCTGCGCAGGACCATTTACCTCACCATCATGTCCAGCGCCGACCCTGAGGAAGCTGTCCACAAGCTGATGAAGATCAACCTTCCTGCAGGGCAGGAGCCTGAGCTTCCCTCCATGATTGTGGAGTGTTGCTCGCAAGAAAAGACATACACCAAATTCTTTGGCATGATTGGCGAGCGCTTCGCTAAAATTAATCGACTGTGGTGCGACCTCTTTGAGCAGGCTTTCGCCAAGTACTATGAAACCATCCATCGATACGAAAACAACAAGTTGCGCAATATAGCAATGCTGTTCGGCCATATGTTCGCTTCAGACGCTCTAGGCTGGCACTGTCTTTCTGTCATTCACTTGAACGAGGACGAGACCACATCCAGCAGCCGTATCTTTATTAAGATTCTGTTCCAGTTTATTGCGGAGGAGACCGGCATGCCCAAGTTGAGGGCACGTTTGACAGATGAGACACTTCGACCTAACCTGGAAGGTCTCTTCCCCAGAGACAACCCCCGCAACATCAGGTTCTCCATCAACTATTTTACAAGTATCGGTATGGGCGCTCTTACAGAAGAGATGCGAACACACCTTCAGAATATGCCCAAGCCCGCTTTGCCTGCTCCTGCAGCCGCAGCGGATTCAGACTCGGATTCCGTCTCCAGCTACTCGTCCTACACAGGCTCTTCCTACTCACGATCTCGATCTCGCTCTCGAACACCGCGCAAGGTTGCTGACCGAGGTCGATCGCTTTCTCGATCCCCTGGCCGTAAGAGCAGGGGACGTTCATACAGctcgtcgagatcaaggtcatACTCACGATCCGTATCTGCACGAGGAAGGGGTCGCAGCCAGTCTGGTTCCGCCAGCCCTCCTCGACGAGGTCATCGTTACACCAGTGAGAGCCGTTCGCGATCTCCAGCCCCCCGTAATGGCAAGGGCCGAGCTCGTAGCGCCTCTTACTCGTCTCGAAGCCGATCTCGCTCGCCGCCACGACAAGTACGTGGGGCACCACCTCCAGCTAAAGATGGACGAAGCCGCTCATATGATTTCCAGAGTCGATCCCCTTCTCCTGCGAGAAAGCGGGAGAGATCGTACTCTGGTAGCCCAGCACCTCGAGGCCGACCGCGCGGAAATGCCGGGCCTGGCACTCATAGGCGCAATAGCTCATCTGTCAGTGACGGGCCACGAGATAAGGCTAAGCAGTACAGCCGTTCGCCTTCATACGACTCACGATCCCCACCACCAAGGAGGGCTAATCCTCAGAGCGTGTCACCTCCACCTGCGCGCAACGGACGTCAGCCTTCATACACGCCGTCGCCTAGCCCGCCACGTCGTGGAGGAAACAGGTCGTTGAGCCCTGTGCCGCCAAAGAGAAGACGTTACAGCGACAGTGTCTCCAGGTCACCGCCGCCAATGAAGCGAGGACGACGGGGCAGTTGA
- a CDS encoding centromere/microtubule-binding protein cbf5 has protein sequence MSTDVAVVKKATEEEYIIKPQAHTPTLDTSQWPLLLKNYEKLLTRTGHFTPIPNGCSPLKRDLKQYISSGVINLDKPSNPSSHEVVAWVKRILRCEKTGHSGTLDPKVTGCLIVCIDRATRLVKSQQGAGKEYVAVIRLHDKLPGGQAQFARALETLTGALFQRPPLISAVKRQLRIRTIHESKLIEFDNDRHLGVFWVSCEAGTYIRTLCVHLGLLLGVGGHMQELRRVRSGAMDESKGLVTLHDVLDAQWQMDNTRDESYLRKVISPLETLLTSYKRLVVKDSAVNAVCYGAKLMLPGLLRYEAAIEHHEEVVLMTTKGEAIALGIAQMSTVEMSTCDHGVVAKVKRCIMERDLYPRRWGLGPVALEKKKLKADGKLDKYGRPNDATPAKWSSEYKDFSADASAAAAAAAAAPATPAKASEAEDTPMDEAASPAADDSKDKKRKKHDGETAEEKAERKRRKAEKKAAKAAKKASKGEAMDSDSD, from the exons ATGTCCACGGACGTCGCAgttgtcaagaaggcgaCAGAGGAGGagtacatcatcaagcccCAGGCTCACACTCCCACCCTCGATACCAGCCAGTGgcctcttctcctcaagaactACGAGAAGC TTCTCACTCGCACTGGTCACTTCACTCCCATCCCCAATGGCTGCTCTCCTCTGAAGCGCGACCTCAAGCAGTACATCAGCTCTGGTGTCATTAACCTCGATAAGCCCTCCAACCCTTCCTCTCACGAGGTTGTCGCTTGGGTTAAGCGCATTCTTCG ATGTGAGAAGACTGGTCACTCTGGTACTCTCGATCCCAAGGTTACCGGTTGCTTGATCGTCTGCATCGACCGCGCTACTCGTCTTGTCAAGTCCCAGCAGGGTGCCGGAAAGGAGTATGTGGCTGTCATCCGCCTCCACGACAAGCTGCCCGGTGGCCAGGCTCAGTTCGCTCGCGCTCTCGAGACCCTCACCGGTGCTCTGTTCCAGCGCCCTCCTTTGATCTCTGCCGTCAAGCGTCAGCTCCGTATCCGAACCATCCACGAGAGCAAGCTCATCGAGTTCGACAACGACCGACACCTCGGTGTCTTCTGGGTCAGCTGTGAGGCTGGTACCTACATCCGAACACTCTGTGTTCACTTGGgtctccttcttggtgtcggTGGCCACATGCAGGAGCTCCGACGTGTTCGCAGTGGTGCCATGGATGAGTCCAAGGGTCTCGTCACTCTCCACGACGTTCTCGACGCTCAGTGGCAGATGGACAACACTCGTGACGAGTCTTACCTCCGCAAGGTCATCTCTCCTCTTGAGACTCTCCTGACCTCTTACAAGCGTCTGGTCGTCAAGGACAGCGCTGTCAACGCTGTCTGCTACGGTGCTAAGCTCATGCTTCCCGGTCTTCTGCGATACG AGGCTGCCATTGAGCACCACGAGGAGGTTGTCCTCATGACCACCAAGGGTGAGGCCATCGCTCTGGGTATTGCCCAGATGTCCACCGTTGAGATGTCCACCTGTGACCACGGTGTTgttgccaaggtcaagcgTTGCATCATGGAGCGCGACCTCTACCCCCGCCGATGGGGTCTCGGCCCTGTTgcccttgagaagaagaagctcaaggctgacGGCAAGCTCGACAAGTACGGTCGTCCCAACGATGCTACCCCTGCCAAGTGGAGCTCCGAGTACAAGGACTTCAGCGCCGATGCCtctgctgccgccgccgccgccgccgccgcccCTGCCACTCCTGCCAAGGCATCTGAGGCTGAGGACACTCCCATGGACGAGGCTGCCTCCCCCGCTGCTGATGAcagcaaggacaagaagcgcaagaagcaCGATGGCGAGACCGCcgaggagaaggctgagaggAAACGACGCAAGGCCGAAAAGaaggccgccaaggctgctaAGAAGGCTTCCAAGGGTGAGGCCATGGATAGCGACAGCGATTAA